The Chionomys nivalis chromosome 4, mChiNiv1.1, whole genome shotgun sequence genome contains the following window.
TTAAAATCCTATTGAGGTGAGTTAGACCAAGATAGCACCGTTGAGCTCTGTTGCCCACAGTGACTGACTTGTTAGAAATGTTCCAAAGCACcccaaaacagttccaccaaatgAGGACTAAGTGTTCAGACACAAGAGACTGTGGGTGGGGGAATTTCATATTTAAACATGAAactgtgtttgttttaagacacagTCTCTGTGTGTAGCTTAGGATAATCATGGCAgcacaatccttctgccttagtctTCTGAATGCTGATAATAGATGTGTGTGCCAACACTTTTAAGATGTCCTATGTGAGGTTTCTTtggctttgctttattttgagtcagggtcctcCTATGTACCTATGTAGCTCAAAATGGCCTAGAATCTTCAAGGTTCAGATATTCTACAAGATCTTTAAGAACCTGTTTCCTACATGAACGCTTGACCTCTTCTTTCGCGTCAGCTACCCTACAGTGCCAAGTATAACATCTTCCCTTAGTGTCTGCCACCTTTATGTTATTGAGTCTTCCTGTGATTGTGATTTCTGCTGGCAATAAAGGCTCCAGAGGATTGAAAACATGGGTGAAATGGAGACATCAGTGATTCTGTCATGGAGCCTTACCTGTGAGAGGCCATGCAGAAATCTTTTGAGGATTCATAACCCTAAAGAGCTTTACACCTAAGGTTGCATGCATTTACAGGTGCAAATATATCCTTGATGAAGATGAACATATGgaactaaagttttttttttttttccaagactagaatgaagaaatttctttttcccCTGCCACACTGGACAAGGCTATTATCATTTTTGCAGCACTGGTGATCAAACCAAGGCAATTTCCCTGAATCCAACAATAGCAATTTATCAATAGTAACAtgtacaattgtgtgtgtgtgtgtgtggggatgccTGTGATAAAACCTAGGACCACCTGCACGCTaagttttgaatttctttctgCAGATTAATACCTGCTACACACATTGATTTATGGTAGTGGTTCTCAAACATTAATATGGATAAGCAGAGATGACATGGCCACACTGACTTGAGTTGGTAGCATAAAGAGGAGACCACAGATGTAAGTGAATTCAGTGCTTGCTTTACTGTCCATACGAATTCTGTTCATCTTTGTTCTCCCTCTTCCACCTTGCATTATCTTCAGGCACTTTAGATCTTACAGAAATGAACTATATGCCTTTTAACGTGGGTGCTGGAGACCTGAACTCGActcctcatgcttgtgtagcaagcatttttaccaactaaaccatctccccagctctggagaattaaactcttaaaaaaaagaatcagtactCAGCTATGGTGTGGgtaacatgggggtgggggtgctatAAATCTGAGTCACTGCTCCTCACACCCTCTTACTTTACTCTCTGCTCCCCACTCAGTCAAAGGCCATTAGAGAAAGGCATTATGTGTCTCTGAACAGCAGGttccaacagcagcaacagctggCAAACTCTTCAATAATAATGAACAGGGTGACTGAGTCCTGAGTTCCCCAGGGAGGAACATCCTTCTCCAGAACGGGCCTGCCATTTGTTGTATCAGCCTATCAGCAATGAACCAATGACTGAAAAAGCGGGGAGAAAAGGCACTTTGTTGGTAAAGCAGAATGTTTTATCCTTTGAGCAGGAGGAGCCGAGTGTCCACCGGCAACGATGTGCACCCATCTGGCTTCCGTTGCCCTTCTGAGGCTTCTTCAACCCTGCACTCCACGTTAAGGAAATTAGAGAGTACTGAGTCCGCGAGGGTTGCTAACGGCCTTTGTTAGACCTTCGGCAGAAGCACGGCTACCTCCGTAGGCTGTGAGGGAGGGTAAAGGTACCTGGCTACCAGCACAAACACCAAGGACGCCTCGGCACGCTGCCTTTCGTTGCCACAAGTGGGGGGCCGGCTCAGACGGCCAAGTGGTCAACGCACCTCTACTGGGCCACAGGGGCCACGCCCCCGTCCCCTCCCACTCCGGCGGCCGAGGGCGATGGGCGTGGCTGGGACGGTGCTTGCTACGTGATGGCGGCGGTCGCAGCAAGCAGCGCCAAGCGGAGCCTCCGGACGGAGCTGAAGCAGCGTTTGCGGGCCTTGAGCGCGGAGGAACGGCTGCGCCAGTCTCACCTCCTCACCCAGAAGGTGCGGGAAGGCTGCGAGGAGTTAAACGCCTGGAAGCCTGTGTCCCGCTTGCGTGTCTGCGCAGGCGCACCCCACCCCCCTTTGCGTGCGCGTCCTCGTGGGCGCGCGCTCGCACCTCCAGGCTGGCCCGGTAGGGTACCTGGCGGACCCCTGTGGGTAGCGCTGCAGCTTCTCAGGGCAGGCCGACAGGGCACGTTTGTTCATTCAAGCCGAGCTCTTCTGCTGTGGTGGATACGCATTGCCGCGAGCTTTAGTAGATGTAGAATGTCGAACCACGCCTGCAGATTTCGGTTTAAATTTAATTCATTCACAGGCGTTTAACACCTAGCAGTAAGCCGCTTTTGCtgtgtactgggattatagagatgaaaaagacaagatctagcAGAGGAAGCGGGCGAATGAAAAATTGTAGCGTTAGGGATAAGGCTCAGTGAAACAGCTGTtcaaaaatgtgttatattttgtttgtacatACTTAGACCATACATTGAATTTGGGTCTGTTTTTCTAGGAGTTTTAAATTGCATCTTCCTATATTATTGGCAAAACTAGAATCTGAGTTTATCTACGGGTAGACTAATTTTCACGTTTTGAGTTAACTGTATCTGCAGTCACTCCTTGGGTTTCTGCTTCTGAGTTAGAGATGTATCTGGAACCTGTTGtcttcttttgccttctttcttagGTACTTTTTCATCTCAACTTTTTAAAGAGTATCCTCAAATTATGTTTAAAGAAAATACCAATGTGATTGGCAGTCTTTAATTTTAgttcatatgtatgaatgttttgtctgaatgtatgtatgtaagtacagtgtatgtgtgtgcgcacgcgcatgtgcctggtgccttggAGGTCAGAACCATTGGAATGGTTgtaaggatggttgtgagtctcCCCTGTGTGTGCTCTTAGAATTTGAACCCAGGTTGTCTGCAAGAgcgttaactgctgagccatctctctagacccaacTTTTTAATATAGTTAAAAGATTTTCAACTTCCATTTGAATGCTCAATTGATTTcaagtttttaattatttctttctcattctgtgcAACATCTATGACTTCCAGTCtagagactgttttttttttttatgttttatatcttgtagcttagttactgttctgttgctgtgaagagacaccaaggcaacttaaaaaaaaaaaaagaagcattttatttggggtttgcttacagtttcagaaggctAGTCTGtaatcatggtgggaagcatggatGAAAGCTTACACCATATCCACAAgatgaaaagagggagagagagagagaaagggagggagggagggagagagagagagagagactgagactggaTTTGCCATGGGCTatggattttgaaacctcaaagcccattctaGGGGTCTCTGTAATCCCAAAGGCAAGAAGAGTGTCATACACATGAAACAAGGAAGTCTGGCTCAGCACAACTCACTGACTGGTTTTAACTCAAGCTTCTAGAGCCCTAGACAGGACAGTTTGTTTTAGGCATGTTTAAGCACAGCGCATTTTGGGGGAAAGTTTTCTGGTGATAATTAGTTCAAACTTGTGTGTATAATAATTAGGACATGGTTACACTGAAACTCTTTCCAAGGTGCATGTGTCTTATTGACCAAATGTGACATGTTAAAGGTCTGGGAATGATCTGGGGTGCTGTTGGTCATTCAGATAGTACAAAGGTCACCAGGGTATTAACCACCTTTGCTCCCATTTGTAAAGCGTGTGTGACATCTCCCATAAAGGTGGGTCCCATTGGCTGAGAAACAGTGCTCAAGATAAGGGTATAGAGTGGGTGACTGAGACAAACATAGGAATGTGGGAGAACCGTGTGTGGTCTGACAATAGAGATAGTTCAGAGGTCAGGATATTAATCAAATCATTCCCAGCCTCCTGAGCAGAAAACAGATGATACATCTCTTCCTTTGAAGGAAGAGACAACCCTTAGTGTTTAACATCCTGGTTTCCCTCCTGCTCATCTGTGTGTAGAAGGACTTTATCTGAGTGACACACCTTCTATAAGAAGGtgcacacctcctaatcctgccTAAATAGTTTAGCAAATGGGAACACCACATTCaatgtatgagcctatggtgTTCAtttttactcaaaccaccacatcttgATTACTAGTTTTTCTTTGGATCTTTCAGGaattagaaagtaaattaattagAAAGTAAAAAGTCTGGATTGATCTTCTGTGTCTctaaatgtttttccttattttttttcctaatttgtcTCCCTGTGCAGATGGTAGTAAAGCCGTCTGTCACTGAATGAAATCCCTGGCCCTTATCTGTACATATCTATGAATGAAAGTGTGTTGGCTACAAGATTCCCTCTGCTTTTATAGGCACAGGTTAGAATTCTAAGAGAAGAGTGGATTCTGCCTTCCTCCTGTGTCCATATTTTAGTGCTGCTTTGTAAatactgtctctccctcccttaaGTCTTACAGGACTTAGATTTCTGCATCTTTGTCTTCATTGTTAAGATGAATTCCCTTTTATCCTCCCTTCTTAACAAATAGCGTATAGATGGGCTTGAGGGAAGACAGGCAAATGCATATGCATAATCTCACACCGAATTCCAGCTGTGAATCTTACTGCTTATTCAGCTCTTGGTTCTCTCTGCTCTGCCTTAGAGAGATTAAGAGAAATACTTTCTCGTATAATAAATGGTGTCAGAGTCTTAGGCCTACTCCAAATCTGGGCAGCCCCCTTTCCATTTGTTCCGCTTCTGCCAAGCCTCCTGACAGCTTTACAGCTTTTCAGAAACCAGGGGTTGACTTTATTCTGTAGCCTTGATTTGATATGCTTTGCTTgacttctctcttcctttgtaTTAAATGTAACTTGGCTTTCTTTACTTGTATCTTCCTGCCAGTCATACTGTAAGCGGCTTTGGTTGTCCTTCCTGTAGCTTGGAGGACAGGGGAGAGCAGGAAAGGAATGGAGACAAAAGGGACTTAAGGGCCAGCTTCTGAGTCTGGGTAAGTTCCTAGGGTTAAAACTTAGCTCCTTTTGCCTGATGAGGGATTCCACTAAATAAGGATTCTTATACCAGGAGCCCTGTGGCCCCATTTTAATGAACTTTGTGAACACCCTCTTGAATGGAGTAGCATTGGTAGAGCTAAGAGACGGTTATAAAGCATGGTCTCTGTGGGAGCTTGTGAACTGATTCAGAATCCTTTATTTAGGACACAGAAGCAGTGATTCACTTATGACTTACCTCATATAGACTGAAGTGCTGAGTTGCGTATCACTCTAAATGTAGAAAAGGTTCTACAGAGGTCAGGAAGGTTAGGCTTAAACGGGTAAAATTGATGGGAGAAATGCCCAACAATCCAAAGTTTGGGAAAATGGGTGAGATCCAAattccaaagagaaaataaacgAGAAATCCTCTGACATGTACTGGGAACTGGGATCACTTCAGGAATTCTGGAGATAGACAACTTTTCCACTTCTTGTCTTTTTAATGATTAATGATGCAGACAGTAGGCCAGCAGAGAGATAAAGGGATCATCAGATTTGCAAATCTTGAGTCCTGAAATAAAAAGCAGGCATCAGAACATAGCATGAACTCACTGTATCACTTTACTTGGAGAAAGCTGTGACGAAAGGGAGAAATTGGTCAGAGGAGTTACTGGTTTATGAAAATATAGTCCTAAAAATTATAATTGCTTTCATTTCCCACTTAGGTGATTGCCCACAGTCAGTATCAAAATTCCAAAAGAATTTCCATCTTTTTGAGCATGCAAGATGAAATTGAGACCGAAGAGATAATCAAGGACATTTTCAAACAAGGCAAAATCTGCTTCATCCCTCGGTACCGATTCCAGAGCAATCACATGGACATGGTGAGATTAGCATCACCTGAAGAGATCTCTTTACTTCCAAAAACATCCTGGAACATTCATCAGCCTAGTGAAGGAGATGTTCGGGAGGAGGCCTTATCCACTGGTAAGGCTTCGTTTCTCACACCAAAACACTTACCTAGATGCAGCCTGTATCTTCTGACCTTAGATACTAAGTGTGGTCGGGCTTGGCTAGTTTGGGGGAATTGATGTCTTTGAATGTTTTATACATCAAACGTAAGTATCAAGTAAAAAGAATGCTGAATATTGAAAACATTGAAGTTCAGGAGTTGGTCTTGAAAATGTGCATTCCCAATATGGGTTTTTTCATTTTCACCCTCTGCTCTTTATTCATGCCGTGTTTGTGGCACCGATGGCTTTTGCTCCCATGATACTTGCAGCCCACGTTGCAGTGGAATGGAGTATGGTACTTTAGATTCTCTCAGTTGTGGTGTAAGGCAGAGAGAGATCGCTGCTGTTGCTTGTGGAAATGTCTGAGCAGGCAGGCTCGCTGTTTGTTTCTTCCTAACATCACGTTCTCAGTGCGCAGTTTTACTTACATCGGCAGTTTAGAATGCGGCAAGTTCAGTGCTAAAGCATAAAGGTGAGCTTCCCTGTTTGAGATGAGCTGATTGGAGCTCAGATTGTCTTTGCTGCAGCCTTTGTGGTCTGCTCGTCTTCCTGGTTTGCTTGTGTTATCTCGGTTTAGAAAGGGGTGAACTTATGTACCCTCAGTTGCAATTATGAGTTCTCAAGCAAAAAGTTCACACAAGGCATTGTTGTTTTAGGTTTACAGCATACTAACCCAGCTGGTAAATGAAATAGAGGGGCTATATCTTGATTGAATTTAAACGGAGAGCTGCGTAGACAATTTGATCATCTGGGAGTCCTTCCACTGAGAATTTATAGCCTGATTCAACCTTAATCAACTTGGCTTACACAAGTAGGATATTATTGGGGCAGAAACTGAAGACTACACAGAACAGCCAGCCTTAAATGTGTCTGGATTGGTTGGTGTCCTTAGGAGTCAGTCTGTCTTTGCTGTGACTCTATATCTGCAATAGCGTCATGTCTACTGTGGTCCTTGGCAGCTTGGACTTGGAGATCACATTTTCATCTAGAATTTCCAGCAGAAAAGAGCAAGTCTGGTTTTCTAACAGTCTCAATAAAATCCTGGTCTTAACTCTCATTTCCTCACGGCCTGGGTCGTACATGACCATTTCTGACTGGTTTTCCGTGATCAGGGAAGAGGGCCTATGACCACCTCTCCAGCGCTCTTCAACCACTAAGCTGAATGGTGGGGCTGAGGTGTGAGTGGCAGGTGCTGTTCTAGAACAAAAGAGAATGGATACAACACTGTCAGTAGTCAGACTCCCCGTACTGTTAACCATTTCTGAGATCCTGGAGAACAGACCCTTCCCTATAATGTTTAGTGAGGTTTTATTGTCTGATTTTTCTGAGACATTTTAGGAATTCATGTCTATGTGAGAATACCCAAGACACAACTTAAATAGGTGGCGCGACGATTTTATAGCACGCCACTGTAGCGTTTTATGGTCTTAAAGGGGCACCATGGGGGCAGGGTCTATGGATATACCCCTCTAGGATGAGCAGATCGGTACTTTGGGGGAGGCTAGAATCACTCATTGAGAAGAGTTCCCATTCAActctcccatttccttctttattaGGACCGTGTGGTACCTGCAAGAGTATGGTGAAGACAGTGGGCATAGGCTTCATGCAAATAAGTAAAAGTCACCACAAAGTTGTGATGGGCTAAAGAAATTTGAATTGTGTCACAAAAAGTGTGAAAATGTTATCTTGGTTATTTTGTCTTGAGATATTGtggtgatttaaaagaaaatggcccccaaaggaagtgacactattagtttttatgtgcattggtatgaagtgtcagatctcctggaactggatcttcagatagttgtgagctgccgtgtgggtgctgggaattgaacccgggtcctctggaaaagaagtcagtgctcttaaccactgaaccatctctccagcccctgaagtgacactattaggagatgtatCTTTGTTAAAGTGGCTAaggcctcattggaggaagtgtgtcactgtggaggtggcctttgagtctcatatatgcttaagccatACCCAAAAGATGTCTCAGACCACTTTCTTTTCCTGTGCAAGATATAGAacttagctacctctccagcaccatgtctgcctacatgctaccatgtcccgccataatgataatggactgaacctctgaaagtgtaagccaccAATCAAATGTTTCTCCTTTATAAATgttaccatggtcatggcatctcttcacagcaatagaaaccccaactaagacagacattgtatagcccaggctggttttgaattcacaATCCACCTGCCTTAGCCTTCAAGGATTATAGACTTACATAGCCATTTGGctggtaaatatttattaagcacttAGTCCCCTggatctcagccttcctaatgctgcaggcCTTTGATATAGTTgctcatgttgcggtgaccccaaccataacattttcattgctatttcataactgtaactttgctacttttatgaattgtaatgtaaatatcctaTATTCCAACctttgtgaaagggtcatttgacctgaGAAAAATTTGCTACCCACAGACTGAGCTGAGAAGCATGATGGAGACTTAATCCCCACAGTAGTGGCGTTAACTAGCCTTTTGTTCTCACAGAGgcaggtgtttgcctgcatgtcatAGCTCCTCTTCTCTGAGCTGTCCTGGTCAGCTTGTGTTAAACATCAAGATGTCTCACCATTCCTGAATTCCATAATTCtaagtttattctttttattatatttctgttCATAGCTAGCTTATGtccataaaattattcttgtcTCTCTTTTTATAACCATGTAATTTTCAAGTATTATAAGGTTTTTCTTTGCCATATATTTGTATgcagtgcatgcatgtggtatgtgtatatatgtgtggacTAGTGTGTATGCCCATGCACAGGAGTAGAAGCCACAGGACGGTGTTGCGTTCctgctctctcactctctacacTATTGCTCTGAAGCAGGATCTCTCACCGAGTCTGGAACTAGGCTGGCATCTCGCAAGCCCAGTGAATCCTCCCGTTTCTTCCACTTCATAATGCTGGGTTACAGACACAGCCACACCTGACTTTTTCCGTTGGTGATAGGGTTTGAGATCAGGTCCTCACATTTATGCAGCGAACATTCTTAGCCACTCAGACATTTCCTCAGCCCCTCTTTGTAAAATTTCTATTTCCTGCTTCGAAGCCCAGCCATCTTTTGTCTCTAACTTTTGATACATCTTTTCTCCTAGAAAGAATTTCAAACTGGTTTCCTCATCTTATTAATTCCTCTCAGTTGCCCTTTTACACAGCTTACCCATCTGTTAGGTGTTTTCTTGTGCACTGTGATCATCTGTATCTCTGGCTGAAAGTACTTGCTGCTGATCTGCTGTAGCCAAAAGCAGCGACATTGGACAACTCCAAAGTTCAGGCCACTGTTTGAACTAGTATTTCCCCATGCTCCCGCTCCTCCCCAGTGCATTCTGGTTCCTTTCCTTCTGCTGAAGGACAGCATTTCATAACAGTGGGCAATGAGAGATTCAGGACTGATCTCTAGTTTTACTCATTTCTCACTGTGTGACTTCAGCCCCTGAACTCGAGTTTCAGATACCTCATAGGGACATGAGCCCTTGAAGCCTGCCTGTGGGCTGTTACAGAGCTTCAGCGAGATAATGGCTAAGAGGTAGTAAGGGCATGACAGGTGCTCCATGAAGGTGCCCTTGCTGCTGCGGCTGCTGTTTGGCTGGGGTCGAGTTGTCTGTGAAAGTGAGGCTTGCTGTTTCCCAGGCTAGAACATGTCATCCATTTCTTCAGGATAGAATTTTGCAGTTCAGTGCCCGAGATCACTGGCTCTCAAGTTGCAATCTGGGTTCACTTCTTTACCAGTTGGGCAAATCACTTAATATATGAAAGCATCCCAGAGATGGGAATACTAAAACTGTTTTGTAACAGGGTAAAGCAGGATGATATGCAATTAAATACTGTACAGTGTGTTGTCATGAGGAATCAATAAGACGAAGCCATCATCACTAAGTGCTGAGTATTTTCCCTGGCTCTCTCAACATCCtagtctttttcttctgtgatttcaaATCCTTGGCGCTTACTGTTGATCCCCCATGCTTCATTAATTCTTTTTGTGCTAGTACACTTAATCTCTTTAGGGGTCAAGATCTTGGTCTAAGATACTCTGCCCCTGGTACCCTAGTATCATATGGTTTACAGTGTGTATAGCCATACTGGCAGGAATGAAGAGAGGTCTAAGGAGACATGCAGTGCCTTTTCTTCAGCTATCAGGTTACTGAAGCAGTGGTCCCCTCAAACTGGAATTCTCCCCAGAAAACCCATGCCAAGAGATAGAAAAAACTGACGCCCATGCCAGCCAGAGAAGGAACTTGTCTGCCAGGAAGAGATGtcacacagttctgacaactTTCCAGACTACCTTGCATGAGAGACTAGAGCTGGCTCAGTGATGGGGCAATGACCCCAACCTGAGTGGGACTGTTTATTTATATGCAACTGTTGCCTGCTATTTAAACATAAACGTTgggactggcgagatggctcagtaggtaaaggttgCTTGTCACTACGCTGAGGACTTGGATTTGATCCTGGAACCCATATGGAGACTCATACAACTTGACTTCTGACTCCCTACATGTTCTGTAGCATGTGCTGCTCTCCTTCATGGCTAACTGAATAACTAGCGAAATAAGTAATGCatgcaagaaaataaatgtaaacctCATGGCAAGACCTGAAGAAGGATTGCGTAGGGCAGAGTTTATTgaatctctttatttctttttcttctcaatgtggccacattggattaatcttctttctctgctttttattattatctgtttaATTAACCTACTGAGGGCAGCGACTGAGCCTGACTTGTTCTGGTTGCCAGGGTCTGTGCTCTGACCTCAACAACTCTAGCAACATGTAGATTCATACTGGAAATTTCTCAAAGTGAATCCAGTGTTTATTATAAATTCAAAGAATGCTTATATAAATGAATAGATGATCAGTCCTTTATAACCATGAAAGAAAATCTGAAATTTCAAAGTTACAAGCAATGAAGGATGCCGTGCCTGCATGGCCTAGAGACCAAGAATCGGTGAAGGGTGTCCAGATTGAAT
Protein-coding sequences here:
- the Mthfs gene encoding 5-formyltetrahydrofolate cyclo-ligase isoform X1; its protein translation is MAAVAASSAKRSLRTELKQRLRALSAEERLRQSHLLTQKVIAHSQYQNSKRISIFLSMQDEIETEEIIKDIFKQGKICFIPRYRFQSNHMDMVRLASPEEISLLPKTSWNIHQPSEGDVREEALSTGGLDLIFMPGLGFDKDGNRLGRGKGYYDTYLKRCLQHQKVKPYTLALAFKEQICPQVPVDEHDMKVDEVLYEDAPAS